In Streptomyces sp. NBC_00569, a single genomic region encodes these proteins:
- a CDS encoding LpqB family beta-propeller domain-containing protein — MPDNGGLQAVEASQRPDSQVRVFAMPPRENAGPVSIVEGFLEALTSDDPQYTMARKYLTEKAAKGWHPEERTTVLTDGPSTGPASRPSAGEEGRTFRLSGHQVAFVDQQQAYRPDGTPYSKTLHLVQENGPKGKQWRIDGLPQGVVLGQSDFQRIYQSVNKYYFALDEESSGGAQSSEGSGSGSTNRQKRLVADPVYVRQWIDPLTQTVRALLAGPTHWLNPVVTTTFPSDTRLREGVKSLAPDDENNLKVPLNAKADHVGQARCKEMAAQLLFSLRDVTSANVSQIELERSNGSQLCVLSESGAEALVEPRTSGPSDDQYFLDDKGRLVQMSGASRTTKDPERVPGPLGDGEQRMRSVAVSRDEAQAAAVSNNGSALFVGSLVAGASLGDPVVRSNAKSEKDRLTTPSWDGLGDLWVADRDPKKPRLLMFGRGLANEIHEADVSGLDGGRIEAVKMSADGVRIALLVAENGKTTLRIGRVERDVGPDGKPTVSVDELRAAAPQMEQVTAMSWAGGSRLVVVGRESGGVQQLSYVQCDGSAPTGQALPGLTGVKEIAASEDDRLPLVAHSDDGIVRLPPGLPWQTVLKDGTAPVYPG, encoded by the coding sequence ATGCCGGACAACGGCGGACTCCAGGCCGTGGAGGCGTCGCAGCGCCCCGACTCACAGGTGCGGGTCTTCGCGATGCCGCCCCGCGAGAACGCCGGGCCCGTCAGCATCGTCGAAGGCTTCCTCGAGGCGCTGACCAGCGACGACCCGCAGTACACGATGGCGCGCAAGTACCTCACGGAGAAGGCCGCCAAGGGCTGGCACCCCGAGGAGCGCACCACCGTCCTCACGGACGGACCGAGCACAGGACCGGCGAGCAGGCCCAGCGCCGGCGAAGAGGGCCGTACGTTCAGACTGAGCGGCCATCAGGTCGCGTTCGTCGACCAGCAGCAGGCGTACCGGCCCGACGGCACCCCCTACAGCAAGACGCTGCACCTCGTGCAGGAGAACGGGCCCAAGGGCAAGCAGTGGCGCATCGACGGGCTGCCGCAGGGCGTCGTCCTCGGGCAGTCCGACTTCCAGCGCATCTACCAGTCCGTCAACAAGTACTACTTCGCGCTGGACGAGGAGTCCTCCGGCGGCGCACAGAGCAGTGAGGGTTCGGGTTCGGGTTCGACGAACCGTCAGAAGAGGCTGGTCGCCGACCCCGTGTACGTACGTCAGTGGATAGACCCCCTCACACAGACGGTGCGGGCCCTTCTCGCGGGACCCACGCACTGGCTGAACCCGGTCGTGACCACGACGTTCCCCTCCGACACGCGGCTGCGCGAGGGCGTGAAATCCCTCGCGCCCGACGACGAGAACAATCTGAAGGTCCCGCTGAACGCGAAGGCCGACCACGTCGGGCAGGCCCGCTGCAAGGAGATGGCCGCCCAACTCCTCTTCTCCCTGAGGGATGTGACGTCGGCGAACGTGTCGCAGATCGAGCTCGAGCGGTCGAACGGGTCGCAACTGTGCGTCCTGAGCGAGAGCGGTGCCGAGGCCCTCGTGGAGCCGCGCACCTCCGGGCCCTCCGACGACCAGTACTTCCTGGACGACAAGGGACGGCTCGTACAGATGTCGGGCGCCTCTCGCACCACTAAGGACCCGGAGCGGGTGCCGGGGCCGCTCGGCGACGGCGAGCAGCGGATGCGCTCGGTCGCCGTCTCGCGCGACGAGGCACAGGCCGCGGCGGTGTCGAACAACGGCAGCGCCCTGTTCGTCGGGTCGCTGGTGGCGGGCGCCTCGCTCGGCGACCCTGTCGTGCGCAGCAATGCCAAGTCCGAGAAGGACCGGCTGACGACGCCCAGTTGGGACGGACTCGGCGACCTGTGGGTGGCCGACCGTGACCCGAAGAAACCACGGCTGCTGATGTTCGGCCGGGGCTTGGCGAACGAGATCCACGAAGCCGACGTCTCCGGTCTCGACGGCGGACGCATCGAGGCCGTGAAGATGTCGGCCGACGGAGTGCGGATCGCGCTGCTCGTGGCCGAGAACGGCAAGACCACGCTGCGGATCGGGCGCGTCGAACGCGACGTGGGACCGGACGGCAAGCCGACGGTCTCGGTCGACGAACTGCGCGCCGCGGCACCTCAGATGGAGCAGGTCACGGCCATGTCGTGGGCCGGTGGAAGCCGACTCGTGGTCGTCGGACGCGAGTCCGGGGGCGTGCAGCAGCTGAGTTACGTCCAGTGCGACGGCTCGGCGCCGACGGGGCAGGCGCTGCCCGGCCTGACGGGCGTGAAGGAGATCGCGGCGTCCGAGGACGACCGCCTGCCACTCGTCGCCCACTCGGACGACGGGATCGTCAGGCTGCCGCCGGGTCTGCCGTGGCAGACGGTGCTCAAGGACGGGACGGCGCCCGTCTACCCGGGATAG
- a CDS encoding ComF family protein: MRAPASAPTQSVVPTRLAVSTKSAPPAQPAVRIQPCTPLLLVPVPSARKAVRARGHDPSRRIAYAAAAELRRAGVPARVLAALRQKRAVADQAGLDSRQRLANLAGALEVPAGARALLASGGRIVLVDDVMTTGASLAEAARAIHAAVVRTAEDESDGFRPGWVETARELPPRNSISAAVVASSPGSFEINRN; the protein is encoded by the coding sequence ATGCGAGCCCCGGCAAGCGCGCCCACCCAATCAGTCGTGCCCACCCGACTGGCCGTGTCCACAAAGTCGGCCCCGCCCGCCCAGCCAGCCGTCCGCATCCAACCCTGCACCCCCCTCCTTCTGGTTCCCGTTCCCTCCGCTCGGAAGGCCGTTCGGGCGCGTGGGCATGATCCTTCGCGGCGCATTGCGTATGCCGCTGCGGCTGAGCTGCGTCGGGCGGGAGTGCCTGCCCGGGTGCTGGCCGCGTTGCGTCAGAAGCGGGCCGTTGCCGATCAGGCCGGACTCGACTCGCGGCAGCGCCTGGCCAATCTCGCCGGTGCTCTGGAGGTGCCCGCGGGAGCCCGTGCGCTCCTCGCCTCGGGTGGCCGGATCGTGTTGGTCGACGACGTCATGACCACGGGCGCCTCATTGGCGGAGGCGGCCCGCGCAATACATGCGGCGGTGGTCAGGACGGCAGAGGATGAGAGCGACGGGTTCAGGCCGGGATGGGTGGAAACAGCACGGGAATTGCCCCCGCGCAACTCGATCAGCGCGGCCGTGGTGGCCTCCTCTCCGGGTTCTTTCGAAATAAACCGGAACTGA
- the hpf gene encoding ribosome hibernation-promoting factor, HPF/YfiA family produces MDIVVKGRKTEVPERFRKHVAEKLKLEKIQKFDGKVISLDVEVSKEPNPRQADRCDRVEITLRTRGPVIRAEAAASDPYAALDLATDKLEARLRKEHSKRSTRRGSGRLTAAEVPDVVPTATLNGDGSVVNSEEPGGVPTKRIGSLEVQGEGPLIVREKTHVAAPMSLDQALYEMELVGHDFYLFVDSETKEPSVVYRRHAYDYGVIHLNTDPMVAQAQSSEAGGALGG; encoded by the coding sequence GTGGACATCGTCGTCAAGGGCCGCAAGACAGAGGTGCCCGAGCGGTTCCGCAAGCACGTGGCCGAGAAGCTGAAGCTGGAGAAGATCCAGAAGTTCGACGGCAAGGTGATCAGCCTCGACGTGGAGGTGTCCAAGGAGCCCAACCCCCGACAGGCCGACCGCTGCGACCGCGTAGAGATCACACTCCGCACGCGTGGCCCGGTCATCAGGGCGGAGGCGGCGGCCAGCGACCCGTATGCGGCGCTCGACCTGGCTACGGACAAGCTCGAGGCGCGCCTGCGCAAGGAACACAGCAAGCGGTCCACCCGCCGCGGAAGCGGCAGGCTCACGGCCGCCGAAGTCCCCGATGTCGTCCCCACGGCGACTCTGAACGGGGACGGCTCAGTGGTCAACAGCGAGGAGCCCGGCGGAGTGCCGACCAAGAGGATCGGCTCCCTCGAGGTCCAGGGCGAAGGCCCGCTCATCGTTCGCGAGAAGACGCACGTCGCTGCGCCCATGTCGCTCGACCAGGCGCTCTACGAGATGGAGCTGGTCGGGCACGACTTCTACCTCTTCGTCGACTCCGAGACCAAGGAGCCCAGCGTCGTCTACCGGCGCCACGCCTACGACTACGGCGTGATCCACCTCAACACCGACCCGATGGTCGCCCAGGCGCAGTCGTCCGAAGCGGGCGGGGCGCTGGGCGGCTGA
- a CDS encoding response regulator: protein MADSFGPMRDDGAGAAGDGVPGMGPDESAPRKEPIRVLVVDDHALFRRGLEIVLAAEEDIQVVGEAGDGAEAVDKAADLLPDIILMDVRMPKRGGIEACTSIKEVAPSAKIIMLTISDEEADLYDAIKAGATGYLLKEISTDEVATAIRAVADGQSQISPSMASKLLTEFKSMIQRTDERRLVPAPRLTDRELEVLKLVATGMNNRDIAKQLFISENTVKNHVRNILEKLQLHSRMEAVVYAMREKILEIR from the coding sequence ATGGCGGACAGCTTCGGACCGATGCGGGACGACGGCGCCGGTGCGGCCGGTGACGGTGTCCCGGGCATGGGCCCGGACGAGAGCGCGCCGCGCAAGGAGCCGATCCGGGTCCTCGTGGTGGATGACCACGCGCTGTTCCGGCGCGGGCTGGAGATCGTTCTCGCGGCCGAGGAGGACATCCAGGTCGTCGGCGAGGCGGGTGACGGCGCCGAGGCCGTGGACAAGGCGGCCGACCTGCTGCCCGACATCATCCTGATGGATGTGCGGATGCCCAAGCGCGGTGGGATCGAGGCGTGCACCTCCATCAAGGAGGTGGCCCCCAGCGCCAAGATCATCATGCTCACCATCAGTGACGAGGAAGCCGATCTCTACGACGCGATCAAGGCGGGCGCGACGGGCTATCTGCTCAAGGAGATCTCCACGGACGAGGTGGCGACGGCCATTCGTGCCGTGGCCGACGGGCAGTCGCAGATCAGCCCCTCGATGGCGTCGAAGCTCCTCACCGAATTCAAGTCGATGATCCAGCGCACGGACGAGCGGCGCCTCGTCCCCGCTCCGCGGCTGACCGACCGCGAGCTGGAGGTCCTGAAGCTCGTCGCCACGGGTATGAACAACCGCGATATCGCGAAGCAACTGTTCATCTCCGAGAACACCGTGAAGAACCATGTGCGCAACATCCTGGAGAAGCTGCAGCTGCACTCCAGGATGGAGGCCGTGGTCTACGCGATGCGGGAGAAGATCCTCGAGATCCGGTGA
- a CDS encoding winged helix-turn-helix domain-containing protein: MTTTPRPAAELTADEARRIALRAQGFLGAPDRRAGVRGVLRHLGAVQLDTISVLARSHELIPYARLGAVGRRTVEDAYWTPGTSGAPHAFEYWSHAACILPVEEWPHFAFRRRAYRTRPHWHHDLPDGAYEQVIKQLHTEGPLTATELGGAKNKGEWWDWSAAKVAVERALMYGEVVCTRRRSWKRVYDLAERAVPAELLHDDLDDRECLRRLVRLAGQALGVGTRSDIADYHRLKSEQFDAVVEDSGLVPVTVQGWGKPAWADPAALETVPRGRHRTTLLSPFDSLIWERARTERIFGFTHRLEAYVPRPKRVHGYFAMPVLAGGRLVGRVDPGRDGSTLVAKQVSLDGPKAVPAVAEALREAAQWVGCHTVRIERVDMPDLKPALVTALD, translated from the coding sequence ATGACGACCACGCCGCGCCCCGCCGCCGAACTCACCGCCGACGAGGCCCGCCGCATCGCGCTGCGGGCCCAGGGGTTCCTCGGCGCGCCGGACCGCAGGGCAGGGGTCCGCGGCGTGCTCCGTCACCTCGGAGCGGTCCAGCTCGACACCATCTCGGTGCTGGCCCGCTCCCACGAACTCATCCCGTACGCACGCCTCGGCGCGGTCGGCCGCAGAACGGTCGAGGACGCGTACTGGACCCCCGGCACATCAGGCGCGCCGCACGCCTTCGAGTACTGGTCGCACGCCGCGTGCATCCTGCCCGTCGAGGAGTGGCCGCACTTCGCGTTCCGCCGCCGCGCCTACCGCACCCGCCCGCACTGGCACCACGACCTGCCCGACGGCGCGTACGAGCAGGTCATCAAGCAGCTGCACACCGAAGGCCCCCTCACGGCTACGGAATTGGGCGGCGCGAAGAACAAGGGCGAGTGGTGGGACTGGTCCGCGGCGAAGGTCGCCGTGGAGCGCGCCCTGATGTACGGCGAGGTGGTGTGCACGCGGCGCCGCAGCTGGAAGCGGGTGTACGACCTCGCCGAGCGCGCCGTCCCGGCCGAGCTGCTCCATGACGACCTCGACGACCGGGAGTGCCTGCGCCGCCTGGTCCGCCTGGCCGGACAGGCCCTGGGCGTCGGCACACGCTCCGACATCGCGGACTACCACCGCCTGAAGAGCGAGCAGTTCGACGCGGTGGTCGAGGACTCGGGCCTGGTTCCCGTGACCGTCCAGGGCTGGGGGAAGCCGGCATGGGCGGACCCGGCGGCCCTGGAGACCGTCCCGCGCGGCCGCCACCGTACGACGCTGCTCTCGCCCTTCGACTCCCTGATCTGGGAGCGGGCCCGCACGGAGCGGATCTTCGGCTTCACGCACCGCCTGGAGGCGTACGTCCCCAGGCCGAAGCGGGTGCACGGCTACTTCGCGATGCCGGTCCTCGCGGGCGGGCGCCTGGTGGGCCGCGTCGACCCCGGGCGCGACGGGAGCACGCTGGTCGCCAAGCAGGTCTCCCTGGACGGCCCGAAGGCGGTCCCGGCCGTGGCGGAGGCGCTGCGGGAGGCGGCGCAGTGGGTGGGCTGTCACACGGTCCGGATCGAGCGCGTCGACATGCCGGACCTCAAGCCGGCCCTGGTCACCGCCCTCGACTGA
- a CDS encoding GNAT family N-acetyltransferase has product MEPVVLTTDRLRLRTFTVEDTDEVYLAAQDPDIQRWTTIPSPYARVDAEHFVGRMVPDGWQADTEYTFAVRLQEDGPVVAAASLHHPRAGAWEVGFWTGKEHRGRGYMTETVLALAHWAFTELACTRLEWRAEVGNVGSRTVAEKAGFTMEGVMRAGLPNKGVLRDCWVASLLPSDLGLPAALPYLPAPA; this is encoded by the coding sequence ATGGAACCCGTCGTACTCACCACCGACCGCCTGCGGCTGCGCACGTTCACCGTCGAGGACACCGACGAGGTGTATCTCGCGGCCCAGGACCCCGACATCCAGCGCTGGACCACGATCCCGTCGCCCTACGCGCGCGTGGACGCCGAGCACTTCGTCGGGCGCATGGTCCCGGACGGCTGGCAGGCCGACACGGAGTACACCTTCGCCGTGCGGCTCCAGGAGGACGGCCCCGTGGTCGCCGCCGCGAGCCTGCACCACCCGCGCGCGGGCGCCTGGGAGGTCGGCTTCTGGACCGGCAAGGAGCACCGCGGCCGCGGCTACATGACCGAAACCGTCCTCGCCCTGGCCCACTGGGCCTTCACCGAACTCGCCTGTACGCGCCTGGAATGGCGCGCCGAGGTCGGCAACGTCGGCTCGCGCACCGTCGCCGAGAAGGCCGGCTTCACCATGGAGGGCGTCATGCGGGCGGGCCTGCCCAACAAGGGCGTGCTGCGCGACTGCTGGGTCGCCTCGCTCCTCCCCTCGGACCTCGGCCTCCCGGCGGCGCTGCCCTACCTCCCGGCGCCCGCGTGA
- the secA gene encoding preprotein translocase subunit SecA, with protein MSVLSKIMRAGEGKILRKLHRIADQVNSIEEDFVSLSDAELRALTDEYKERYAGGESLDDLLPEAFATVREASKRVLGQRHYDVQMMGGAALHLGYVAEMKTGEGKTLVGTLPTYLNALSGKGVHLITVNDYLAERDSEMMGRVHKFLGLSVGCILANMTPAQRREQYSCDITYGTNNEFGFDYLRDNMAWSQDELVQRGHNFAVVDEVDSILVDEARTPLIISGPADQATKWYGDFAKLVTRLKKGEAGNPLKGIEETGDYEVDEKKRTVAIHEPGVAKVEDWLGIDNLYESVNTPLVGYLNNAIKAKELFKKDKDYVVIDGEVMIVDEHTGRILAGRRYNEGMHQAIEAKEGVDIKDENQTLATITLQNFFRLYDKLSGMTGTAMTEAAEFHQIYKLGVVPIPTNKPMVRKDQADLIYRTEVAKFDAVVDDIAEKHEQGQPILVGTTSVEKSEYLSQQLSKRGVQHEVLNAKQHDREATIVAQAGRKGAVTVATNMAGRGTDIKLGGNPDDLAEAELRQRGLDPVEHVEEWAAALPAALERAEQAVKAEFEEVKGLGGLYVLGTERHESRRIDNQLRGRSGRQGDPGESRFYLSLGDDLMRLFKAQMVERVMSMANVPDDVPIENKMVTRAIASAQSQVEQQNFETRKNVLKYDEVLNRQREVIYGERRRVLEGEDLHEQIQHFMDDTIDEYIGAETAEGFAEEWDLDRLWGAFKQLYPVKVTVDELEEAAGDRAGLTAEFIGESVKDDIHAQYAAREEQLGSEIMRELERRVVLSVLDRKWREHLYEMDYLQEGIGLRAMAQKDPLVEYQREGFDMFTAMMEGIKEESVGYLFNLEVQVEQQVEEIPVQDSAPSLEKQDAVPAGVGRPEIRAKGLDAPQRPDRLHFQAPNAEGGVDEMDYVTEDGPTRSEADGLTRAERRKQQKGGRRRKK; from the coding sequence GTGTCCGTCCTCTCGAAGATCATGCGTGCAGGCGAAGGCAAGATCCTGCGCAAGCTGCACCGCATCGCGGACCAGGTCAACTCCATCGAAGAGGATTTCGTCAGCCTCTCCGACGCCGAGCTGCGGGCCCTCACCGACGAGTACAAGGAGAGGTACGCCGGCGGCGAGAGCCTCGACGACCTGCTCCCCGAGGCGTTCGCTACGGTCCGTGAGGCCTCCAAGCGTGTCCTCGGCCAGCGTCACTACGACGTGCAGATGATGGGCGGCGCCGCGCTGCACCTCGGATACGTGGCCGAGATGAAGACCGGTGAGGGCAAGACCCTCGTCGGCACGCTCCCCACGTACCTGAACGCGCTGTCCGGCAAGGGCGTTCACCTGATCACGGTGAACGACTACCTGGCCGAGCGCGACTCCGAGATGATGGGCCGCGTCCACAAGTTCCTCGGCCTCAGCGTGGGCTGCATCCTGGCGAACATGACGCCGGCGCAGCGCCGCGAGCAGTACAGCTGCGACATCACCTACGGCACGAACAACGAGTTCGGCTTCGACTACCTGCGCGACAACATGGCGTGGTCCCAGGACGAGCTCGTCCAGCGCGGCCACAACTTCGCGGTGGTCGACGAGGTCGACTCGATCCTCGTCGACGAGGCCCGTACGCCGCTGATCATCTCCGGTCCCGCCGACCAGGCCACGAAGTGGTACGGCGACTTCGCGAAGTTGGTCACCCGCCTGAAGAAGGGCGAGGCGGGTAACCCGCTGAAGGGCATCGAGGAGACCGGCGACTACGAGGTCGACGAGAAGAAGCGCACCGTCGCCATCCACGAGCCCGGCGTCGCCAAGGTCGAGGACTGGCTGGGCATCGACAACCTCTACGAGTCGGTGAACACGCCGCTCGTGGGTTACCTGAACAACGCCATCAAGGCGAAGGAACTGTTCAAGAAGGACAAGGACTACGTCGTCATCGACGGCGAAGTCATGATCGTCGACGAGCACACCGGCCGTATCCTCGCCGGCCGCCGCTACAACGAGGGCATGCACCAGGCGATCGAGGCGAAGGAAGGGGTGGACATCAAGGACGAGAACCAGACGCTCGCCACGATCACCCTGCAGAACTTCTTCCGCCTCTACGACAAGCTCTCCGGCATGACCGGTACGGCCATGACCGAGGCCGCCGAGTTCCACCAGATCTACAAGCTGGGCGTCGTCCCGATCCCGACGAACAAGCCGATGGTCCGCAAGGACCAGGCCGACCTGATCTACCGCACCGAGGTCGCCAAGTTCGACGCGGTCGTCGACGACATCGCCGAGAAGCACGAGCAGGGCCAGCCGATCCTCGTCGGTACGACGTCCGTCGAGAAGTCCGAGTACCTCTCGCAGCAGCTGTCCAAGCGCGGCGTGCAGCACGAGGTGCTGAACGCGAAGCAGCACGACCGTGAGGCGACGATCGTCGCCCAGGCCGGCCGCAAGGGCGCCGTCACCGTCGCCACGAACATGGCCGGTCGAGGCACCGACATCAAGCTCGGCGGCAACCCGGACGATCTCGCCGAGGCGGAGCTGCGTCAGCGCGGCCTCGACCCGGTCGAGCACGTCGAGGAGTGGGCTGCCGCGCTGCCGGCCGCCTTGGAGCGGGCCGAGCAGGCGGTGAAGGCCGAGTTCGAGGAGGTCAAGGGCCTCGGCGGGCTCTACGTCCTCGGCACGGAGCGGCACGAGTCGCGCCGTATCGACAACCAGCTGCGTGGCCGTTCCGGCCGTCAGGGAGACCCGGGCGAGTCCCGTTTCTACCTGTCGCTCGGTGACGACCTGATGCGCCTGTTCAAGGCCCAGATGGTCGAGCGCGTCATGTCGATGGCGAACGTCCCGGACGACGTGCCGATCGAGAACAAGATGGTCACGCGTGCCATCGCGTCGGCCCAGTCGCAGGTCGAGCAGCAGAACTTCGAGACCCGGAAGAACGTCCTCAAGTACGACGAGGTCCTCAACCGGCAGCGTGAGGTCATCTACGGCGAGCGGCGCCGTGTCCTCGAGGGCGAGGACCTGCACGAGCAGATCCAGCACTTCATGGACGACACGATCGACGAGTACATCGGCGCCGAGACCGCCGAGGGCTTCGCCGAGGAGTGGGACCTGGACCGGCTGTGGGGCGCCTTCAAGCAGCTCTACCCGGTGAAGGTCACCGTGGACGAGCTGGAGGAGGCCGCGGGTGACCGTGCGGGTCTGACGGCCGAGTTCATCGGGGAGTCCGTCAAGGACGACATCCACGCGCAGTACGCGGCGCGTGAGGAGCAGCTCGGCTCCGAGATCATGCGTGAGCTGGAGCGCCGCGTGGTCCTGTCCGTCCTGGACCGCAAGTGGCGTGAGCACCTCTACGAGATGGACTACCTCCAGGAGGGCATCGGCCTGCGCGCCATGGCGCAGAAGGACCCGCTGGTCGAGTACCAGCGCGAGGGCTTCGACATGTTCACCGCCATGATGGAGGGCATCAAGGAGGAGTCCGTCGGCTATCTGTTCAACCTGGAGGTCCAGGTCGAGCAGCAGGTCGAGGAAATCCCGGTGCAGGACTCGGCGCCGTCCCTGGAGAAGCAGGACGCGGTGCCGGCCGGTGTCGGCCGTCCCGAGATCCGCGCCAAGGGTCTCGACGCCCCGCAGCGCCCGGACCGCCTGCACTTCCAGGCGCCGAACGCCGAGGGCGGCGTGGACGAGATGGACTACGTCACCGAGGACGGCCCGACGCGTTCCGAGGCCGACGGCCTCACGCGCGCGGAGCGCCGCAAGCAGCAGAAGGGCGGGCGTCGCCGCAAGAAGTAG
- a CDS encoding Rv3235 family protein, translated as MHEPTAHEPLRKVMDQPRRRPATTRPPGGRPPGRQDARRPGARPVRVPPQLPPHPAELFTERLLLMLSGQRPVHWASRHFAGSLYDALIRLAENRPLNDRGRQPVVHGIGHYQPEPGVYEVFARISAGPRLHALAFRLHRGDDHRWLCTAVEMVGRPTRGTGA; from the coding sequence ATGCACGAGCCCACCGCCCATGAGCCGCTGCGCAAGGTGATGGACCAGCCGCGCCGCCGCCCCGCGACGACCCGGCCCCCGGGCGGCCGCCCGCCCGGCAGGCAGGACGCGAGGCGCCCCGGCGCGCGGCCCGTACGCGTCCCGCCCCAGCTGCCGCCCCACCCCGCCGAGCTGTTCACCGAGCGCCTCCTGCTGATGCTCAGCGGCCAGCGCCCCGTCCACTGGGCGTCCCGCCACTTCGCCGGATCGCTCTACGACGCCCTGATCCGGCTCGCCGAGAACCGTCCCCTCAACGACCGGGGACGGCAGCCCGTCGTCCACGGCATCGGCCACTACCAGCCCGAACCCGGCGTCTACGAAGTCTTCGCCCGGATCAGCGCCGGCCCCCGGCTGCACGCCCTCGCCTTCCGCCTGCACCGGGGCGACGACCACCGCTGGCTCTGCACGGCCGTCGAGATGGTCGGGCGCCCGACCCGCGGTACCGGGGCGTGA
- a CDS encoding DUF6912 family protein: MRVYVPLSLPRLAEAHKAGELGPGPFTAYAVTPALREWYVSDDIEELEYAALNRAAVASLRLIAGEPEAPRKRVVIALDVPDGAAVADPDRGLDPGALGEVRIANAVALAKAAAVHVDSADAEKDVTAAAAALGAADQGDDDAQFVVDGAEDHELLWFATQEIPSLLGQGG, from the coding sequence ATGCGCGTGTACGTCCCCCTGTCCCTGCCCCGTCTCGCCGAGGCGCACAAGGCGGGCGAACTGGGGCCCGGACCGTTCACCGCGTACGCCGTGACACCCGCGCTGCGCGAGTGGTACGTCTCCGACGACATCGAGGAGCTGGAGTACGCGGCCCTCAACCGCGCGGCGGTGGCGTCGCTCCGGCTGATCGCCGGAGAGCCGGAAGCGCCCCGCAAGCGGGTCGTGATCGCGCTCGACGTGCCGGACGGCGCCGCGGTGGCCGACCCGGACCGCGGGCTCGACCCGGGAGCGCTCGGCGAGGTGCGGATCGCGAACGCGGTCGCCCTGGCCAAGGCTGCCGCGGTGCACGTGGACTCCGCCGACGCCGAGAAGGACGTGACGGCGGCGGCCGCGGCGCTCGGGGCGGCGGACCAGGGTGACGACGACGCGCAGTTCGTCGTCGACGGCGCCGAGGACCACGAACTCCTCTGGTTCGCCACGCAGGAGATCCCGAGCCTGCTCGGCCAGGGCGGCTGA
- a CDS encoding HAD family hydrolase, whose protein sequence is MGKHAAGAHIVWDWNGTLFHDNDAVISATNAAFGEIGLEPITLERYRELYCVPIPRFYQRLMGRLPTEAEWERMDLAFQRHYTLHRTACGLADGAELLLADWRSAGRSQSILSMYGHDELVPLVREFGIESHFLRVDGRTGPSGGSKAEHMVRHLGALAVSGVAPGRTVVIGDAADDAVAALHAGASAVLYTGGSHSRASLEGVGAPVVDTLAEAVGVARRLAE, encoded by the coding sequence ATGGGGAAGCACGCAGCCGGAGCACACATCGTCTGGGACTGGAACGGGACGCTGTTCCACGACAACGACGCGGTCATCAGCGCGACCAACGCCGCCTTCGGGGAGATCGGACTGGAGCCGATCACCCTGGAGCGGTACAGGGAGCTGTACTGCGTGCCGATTCCCCGCTTCTACCAGCGGCTGATGGGCCGGCTGCCCACCGAGGCCGAGTGGGAGCGGATGGACCTCGCCTTCCAGCGGCACTACACGCTCCACCGCACGGCCTGCGGGCTCGCCGACGGCGCGGAGCTCCTCCTCGCCGACTGGCGCTCCGCGGGCCGCAGTCAGTCGATCCTCAGCATGTACGGGCATGACGAACTCGTCCCGCTGGTGCGGGAGTTCGGGATCGAGTCGCACTTCCTGCGGGTCGACGGGCGCACCGGCCCCTCCGGCGGCAGCAAGGCCGAGCACATGGTCCGCCATCTCGGTGCGCTGGCCGTTTCGGGGGTGGCGCCGGGGCGCACGGTGGTCATCGGGGACGCGGCCGACGACGCGGTGGCGGCGCTGCACGCGGGCGCCAGCGCCGTGCTCTACACCGGCGGATCGCACAGCAGGGCCAGCCTCGAAGGCGTGGGCGCGCCGGTCGTGGACACTCTCGCCGAGGCCGTGGGGGTGGCGCGACGCCTGGCGGAGTGA
- a CDS encoding DJ-1/PfpI family protein: protein MAPKILLVTGDAAESLEVLYPYQRLREEGYDVHIAAPERKKLRFVVHDFEPGFDTYTEKPGYTWPADLAFAEVEPEQYVAVVIPGGRAPEYLRNDPELRKILKSFFDADKPVAQICHGPLLTAAVDGLRGRNVTAYPALEPDVQAAGAAFRDAEVVVDGTLVSSRAWPDHSGWMREFLTVLRAKAPVT from the coding sequence ATGGCACCCAAGATCCTCCTGGTGACCGGCGACGCCGCCGAGTCACTGGAAGTCCTGTACCCCTACCAGCGCCTGCGCGAGGAGGGCTACGACGTCCACATCGCCGCCCCGGAGCGCAAGAAGCTGCGGTTCGTCGTCCATGACTTCGAGCCGGGGTTCGACACGTACACGGAGAAGCCCGGCTACACCTGGCCCGCCGATCTCGCGTTCGCCGAGGTCGAGCCGGAACAGTACGTCGCTGTCGTGATCCCGGGCGGCCGCGCCCCCGAGTATCTGCGCAACGACCCCGAGCTGCGCAAGATTCTGAAGTCTTTTTTCGACGCCGACAAGCCCGTGGCCCAGATCTGCCACGGTCCGCTGCTCACGGCGGCGGTCGACGGGCTGCGCGGGCGCAACGTCACGGCCTATCCGGCGCTGGAGCCCGACGTGCAGGCGGCCGGCGCGGCCTTCCGTGACGCGGAAGTGGTGGTCGACGGGACGCTGGTGTCGTCCCGCGCCTGGCCGGACCACTCGGGGTGGATGCGGGAGTTCCTCACGGTGCTGCGCGCCAAGGCGCCGGTGACCTGA